A single region of the Bacteroidota bacterium genome encodes:
- a CDS encoding T9SS type A sorting domain-containing protein, producing the protein FADQLLCGDKTMRAVMNGATEIDLIHPATPDPVTGNAIKISYANRLEGILSLGIYDILGNEVARPLDGVAQGAGSWQVVCDVSHLPSGQYTYRLSEGRTVISKQFVIQR; encoded by the coding sequence ATTTTGCCGATCAACTGCTGTGCGGCGATAAGACCATGCGGGCTGTGATGAACGGTGCCACGGAAATCGACTTAATCCATCCGGCGACACCGGATCCGGTCACAGGAAACGCGATCAAGATCAGCTATGCGAACCGTCTGGAAGGCATCCTTTCGCTGGGGATTTATGACATCCTGGGCAACGAGGTCGCGCGTCCGCTTGACGGCGTCGCACAGGGTGCAGGTTCATGGCAGGTTGTCTGCGATGTATCGCACCTACCGAGCGGTCAGTATACCTACCGCCTGAGCGAAGGCCGCACTGTGATCTCGAAACAGTTCGTGATCCAACGATAA